In Lates calcarifer isolate ASB-BC8 linkage group LG21, TLL_Latcal_v3, whole genome shotgun sequence, the sequence gagacaatTAAATTACCTTACCTTCCAAGAGGAGAAGACGGAGGCAGGACTGATGAGGTTAGGATTGAAGGAGCTGCGTCCGCCCATTAGAGCATCGGTGCACACCTCACAGGACTGGGCATCCCTCCAGTCCCAGTATGGGATGGTGAAGTTAAAATCTCCTGTCAGCTTCCTTATCTCATTCTCCCAGTGAAGCAGGTAGACTCGGTGCCAAGGCAGAAAGGCTGCAGACTCATGGGCAAAGTCGATGTCTCTCCACACGTTCCCTGGCCCTCCCAAGAAGGCGTCCCGGGACACATAGTAGTGCATCCAGACAAACAGGTCATAGGTGTTGATGTCTGAGAACATGGGGTTCTCACCGTTTTCACCCATCTCTGCTCTTGTTCCTGTGGAGATAACATAGTCACGGCTGATGGTGTTTTTAGCCAGGTTTAGATAAGAGATAAACTTCTGTTGCTCAGCAGCGGACAGGGTAAGGATGTTCCGACGCACTGATTCCCTGTACTCAGCACAGTTTGCACCCCAGTAACCAAACCTACACTCTCCACAGTTAAAACCTCCATAGTTTCCAGCACAACGACACGTCCGGTTGAAGAACGCTAAAGGCCAGCGCTCTCTGTCGTCAATCCCGCTGTGAGGATACTGGGGCCCATGGGGCTCATCTGAGACCATCACCTCAGTGCAGAAACCACGACCTGACATGGCACCGCAGGCTGAGCCGTCACCTTCCCACACCGGGCAGCACTCTTTGGTCCGTAGTCCCTCTGAGTTGGCACATGGGCGAGGGAACTGACATAAAGAAGTCCcaaggagctgcagcagaagtgcagatacacacatgctcCTCATGGTGAAATGTCAGAGCAACTCCAGTCTTAACCGCAGTTGGAATGTAAACTCCTGTTGAAAAGCTGGACACAAGAGAACCTGATGCCTTCACAGACTTTGCACCTGACAAGGTtagacagcagcacagaggaatagATTCAGTGCTGAGAAGTTACTTCTACTCTTCTTCTACTCATGAGATGGCTTTTAATGAAAAACTACACACTCATCAAGTACCTGTGTTTATTCAAAAACAACCAATTACCagcttattttaaaaaaatgaagtttgcagggtttttttctaaatgttacCCCTCTACTCTACCATCTAACCCTCTGCCAAACCTCcttccaccctctctctcttacagCCAGCCAAAAGTCTCCTGTTCTCTGCCTACTCATTGAGCCCTTTGAGGGGCTGTCCTCCGACAAACTGTGTGATCTCATTGTGATCTTACCCACtctgtaagacacacacacatacacacactcatacacaagCATGTGCACTCTGACTCCATCACATGCTCAGGATAATATTCCTGATTCCTCTTTAATTTTGTCTTGAGACCAGCTGACCTCTGCTCCACTATACCTCAGGCAGAAATGGGTgttgtgtgggtatgtgtgtgtatgtgtgtgtgtgtgtgtgtgtgtgtgtgtaccaccCCCTCCACACGGCTGGCTAGGAATTTATGCATGATCAAGTGTGTACGTGCTGTCGAAAGAGAGAAAGTAAGaaattgaaaacaaacagaagataaGGAGGTGTGAAATTGATACTATATAGTATATTAACCAGAATCAGGACTTGTGCCACTGTGACCTAAAGGTCCAGAGGTTTTTAGTATGGCTAAAGTTGAGGTTAATTTCTCCTCTGGCTGATGGAGTGCTGATCGGTGTGTTCACCGGGTCTGCTCCattcttgtctgtgtgttgcaggAAGGGTGGGGGAAGCTGCTGAACTGGTGTGGTCTCCCTTTTAGCTGATGATGAAACAATCACAAATGAGAGTGTATCCAAATCTCTGTTACATAATTTTATTTGTTGAGGATGAGTCTTAGTGAGGTGCATCAGAAATCAATTAATTTTttagataaagacaaaaactaaaattCCATTGGGATTCAGCCATGTGAGGCCATGAGAAACATACAGGATTAGTGCCACCAGTCTTCATTGTTGCCCAGGCTGTTTGGAAGTAGGAATAGAAATGCTGTTTAGTGTGCACAAACAAGTAGTGTGCCTGTTGTGGTGGGTGTTTGAACACATCGGGGTATCTAAGGTAGACTAAAAGTTCCCTTTTGACTCAATATCATGAAGAGCTGATTAAAGGCATAAAACACAGAGTAAAGTAACATACTTCCTAAGCTGTCATTCACAACAGGCAAGAGTGATAATAGGGGTAAACAAGATCAAAGATATCATTTGTGGTGGCTCAACAAATTCATTCAGGGGTGTGACTGGTGGAACTGCAGCGAGAAAGATAgtagaaaaatatttctgtattttgtaaTACAAGTTATTTTATGGTACCAGGACTGTCTGAAGAAGAAACCAccaaaaaaacatctgcaaagGGGTTGTATCAGTTTAACCAGagcaatgaaataaacaaaatggaCAACATGAGGAACACTTGATGGAATTCaatatttaaaactttaatAAAACCTGGTTGTAGCTTGTGTTTACAGCTGAGATTTACATAATTTAGACCACTTTGAGAATAAACAGCCAACATATCTCTGATTCCATTATTGGTTTGCTCTGGTAAAGTTACGCTTTTATTACCTTATGGAAAGAACTGGAAATTGAGCTCTTCATGTTGCAGAAGCATTTACAGTAACAGAAAAGCTGAAGTAATAATGTTGTGGAGAATGTATGAACCATCAGTTGACAAAGCGTTACACAGTGTTTTAGTTGAATAATTCCTCTGTACATGAATAGAACATGAACGGCACCTCTTCCCACCCTCACACAACATCACTATTGTTAAGAGCACGTCCACTTTTAAGACTTGATTTATGACCTAACATGTTGTGGATGCTGATATGCGTTTCAATCTCATTTCATGcgaatgtaaatgaaaacaggCAGTGACAGTGGATGAAAACAGCTATTTGCACAGGTGACTCcatcaaacaaacatttaatgttGCTGGTGTTTAGAGGTATGTAGTGTAGTGTAGAGGACAAAAACTGACCCTTAAATTTTTACTCTGTAAGAGGAAAGATACCATCAAACCTTGTAGTAAACTGcaagttttaacattttttctattATGAAATGTTTGTGCTTGTATTGCTGCTCCTCAGGCTTGATCCACCAGTGCTTTGTATGAGTGAGAGGAGAATTTCCCTGTGGAAATTACAACAGATATCCTGCTTTTCTTGGGCCACAGTGTACAAGACAATATGGTCTCCTATCTGTTTTagtaaacatgcaaacacagaggagatgaaCACATAGGTCATATCCAGTGCTGCCTaggtatcatcatcatcatcatagtgattgtcagaggtggaagaagcatttacagtacatgttttacttgagtaaaagtagcaatacgacaatgtaaaaatacttttacttaaatgtaaaagtcctgcatttatTATCGTACTTAAGTATGCAGGAGAATACTGTCAGTGTGAGgttattgtgttttatattaCTGGATTATTGTCACTGCTGCATTACTCTCTAAGTagcatcttctttcttcttttctaccACTGGTGATTTTgtattaatgttgttttatatatatttataattaaaTTCCATGCATCAATTAATgatatgaacaaaatgaaatatagcAAATGTAAAACAAAGCTACAAAATACTACAAAAAACGTTTTATTACAATCATTGTCAACTACAATAAGTCTTTGACGGTCTTGTAATCAGCTGTATGTTACCACATGTTACAGCGTGACGATCATCCACACATTACTGGAATGTGGAAACTacgagaaagagagaaagagtgcgGGTGGGGGCGACTTTCCCCCTCCGCTTTGCCTCCTCGGGTTCTGTTTCTGCGCGCTGGCCGGGATCACAAGCCGGTCACATGCTGCCGTAGCCAGGCACGGGATGCAGCTTATCCCGCTGCAGGAACGCAGTGGAGCGCACAGGAATGACCGTCACAGGATAAACCTGTCCGCAGGGCtcctctgagagagacagacagacagtgtgtgtgtgtgtgtgtgtgtgtgtgtgtgaggagagagaggagaggagagagagagatgaacttTGCATGGACTTCCCTGAAATTTCACCATCTGTAAAGCTCTCAGCTTACAGCACTTCACCGTGTCAACAACCACGTGACATCAAGTACAGACTTGAGTGATGTCTGGTAGAAACTTTGTCATAAAATCTATTCTTCTTTTGTTCCAGGCCAGACACAAGAGGGCAGCATGACCCGTTTCTTGCCTGAAACAGAGGCGGCACCACATGGCGACAGCATCTCACAGCATGGTTATTGTACGCAGTCAGAGTTTCCGCCTCATCAGTTGTaatgagacagaagaggaggaggaacactGATGGAATGGCCAGCTGGTggtttttcttaattttttcccctttaatttCATGAAGCTTATTCATATTAAATTCTTGCTGCCCTGCAGAGATGAAAGATAAATCTTCTTGATTTCTACTACAGGGGAGAGACATCATTTACACCTTGTTGCCCTGGGAGATAATTTGTCTCTTAGCTAGAAAATTTGAGAATCTGCTTGGCAATCAAAACACTGCTTTTCACTCTAATACTGAAAACAGGTTTTGTACTCCGTTTGAAACATCTTttaacaggtgaacaggtggcTTACAGGTCAGGAGTGATAGAGTGAGAAATGTGTTGGTATAACtttgcaactgtgtgtgtgtgtgctgtggaaAATTAAATGTGCTGAGGTACTGAAgctaggtgtgtgtttgtgcatgtttgtgtgtgtgtgtgtgtgtttctgcccaCAATTACAGGAGGGTATGACCTCCTGACCTATGACCTCAGGCTCCTCATCTGCATCTAGACAGAGTAGGGCAGATAGATATTTTAGAGCTAAAACAGTTAGTCAGTTAATTAATCAGTTGACCAGCAGAAAGAAATTGGTTCCagctcaaatgtgaatatttttctttttgaaaaataaaatacccaCATCACATTTTCACCAAATGCGAtgggtattttatttttttagtatttGTATTTACCAGTTAGTTCTGAAAGTTGATAAGTGATAATAAAAATAGTTGCATCCCTAAGATAAATCcatattttctatttcaaaTGTAACCCCCTTCTCACCGAGACTTTGAAAATTTTGTTATTTTCGTATCTGCAGGGTGAAATTCATACACTGCTGCAGCATCCCCCAGTTTGTGTGCCGTCCCTGTTATCAGGGCGTCCTGGTAGTCAGAGACACTATGACAGCTTGTCAACCTGTGCTGACAGTTAACATCGACACTGAGGCTGCTTTTAGCTTGTCTGCACCCAGACTCTGGAACAGCCTGCCTGCGGATGTGAAGACAAACTTTCTTTTTAACGTGCATCAAATTtgcataatatataatattcagAATAGATAGAATAGATTCATGTCATTTCTTCTACGCAGTAATTTATTATTAGGTAAAAATCCGCCAATAAGGTCAGACTTTTTCACTTGattatagtgagtttcagcttATTTCAACATTGTTGCACAGTGGAGTTGCGTAATGTTGAGGTAGGTGGACAGAGCTGCTTTttgtgtcaaaatgtcacatgaaAAATCATTGTTTCTATGGTAGCTAGCGACATTATTTCAACCAGCATCTCAACATATCAAGACAATAGTCTTAttagcaacagaaaaacagggtGTGGATGTTTACCACAAATCATAAGCTTGTTGTTTAGTTCACTTGAAACAAATGTGTGACATTAAAACCTAATCTTCACTTGGTCAATGAGGTAGGAATCGCATTTCTTGCAACTGAATGTTTCATAACTGATGTCCTCGTTTCTCTGTTGGCATTATGCGGTTATAGTTATTTTTTTTCGTCCTACTTAGAGTGGGAATATCACAGACAAGTGACAACCCTGTAAATCAGCTATGTGTCTATGGCAACCATGGGTATCCactgttattttgaaatgccATTGAATAATTGATTTGCTGACTGTGACACTGACTCTGTTGTGCTTGTGATTTTGTGGAGGAGTGTggtaaaaagacattttttaccCTATAGATATTTATATGCATGTGATCCACACTTGCACAtagttacacacaaacacccacatatGGAGCACAGGTATGTTTCATAGGGTGTCCTTGTAGCGATTGTCGTGTCACTGTAATCTTATTTTCTTCTAACCGGGGGGGACCTGTCGCTATGTGATGCACTTCAGTGTAGCCCACTCACTCTGCTTaacactgtcagtgtcagaTTACGCACATACAGTGCGGTAACTGGATGATTTTCTTCTATCATACCTTTCAATCCAATTCTCTGTGATTCGACACACTCTGCTCTATCACATGCCATTGATTTGTCTcaatttaattaatattaaataatttattgatCCAGATTTGCATCAATAAAGTTTCATGTGTCCCTCTTAGGGAATGATGAGTTGAATGTGTGcgtatttgtgtgtatgagtgagtgtgtttgtgtgagagagagcgtTTGACTGGTGTCAAATGAGACAAATTGAGCTGATCTGCTGGCTGCTTGTTGATTTGCTGTTTTACTACAACAGTGGAGGGTTGCCATGGAAATGTGACCCCAGATCATTCTGGCATTTCACCTGTCCAAAACAGCTCTATTTCAAAAAATCAAGGACAAAATGTGATATGACAGTCAACACAAACCTCGCCTATGTTGAGGTTTGTAAGCACTGTGGTCGCCTGTGTGACTGAACAAGGAAATTCTTAGAAATACATATGTGGAAGGATGCATTTATCAGCCAAGGGAGGCACTCCAAATGACTCTGATCTAACCTCTAACATTATAACACCTGTTAATTTAGGTTTAAAACTGGGACGTAAGAACAGATGGAGGATTACGTCACATCTGAAATCAGAGGCAGGATTTTAAAACCAAATGTGTCACAATGTGTCAGTAAAGCTTATGACCTCAAGACAGTGTCTCTGTGAGATTACGcagtctgaggaggaagaaCAGTCTTGCTGTCAGGTCCCTTGGGGCCCCCACCTTTGTAGACTGTGCCCTTCAGTGCATCCACTCCTTGATTTTAGGCCCCTCGGGTCTGGGGCCTTGTAGCAGTTGCCCACTTTGCCTGGTACTATTTTAGCTTTGTTATGGCTCTTGGAAATCTAAAAAGTGGGATATAGCCTAGACCTACAACCTCAACACACTTATTTCtactatttcacacacacatacacgggcATTAATAAAATTGTGTGAGAGCATGagtctgtttatgtgtgcatttgcaACTCTTATGTTTGCCTGTCGGCCCATTTGTTCATGTCAAAACAAACTCAgaaaagtgaaacagagaggagagagtcaGCGATAGAGGTCAGGGTTAGTAAGGCTATCACTGCATCAGCTAAAGCCGCATCcagcctgcatgtgtgtgtgtatgtgtgtgtgtatgctcttTTAATGGTCTACTAATCCCAAATGCATTTGGCTGGCAAATTAATCCAAGCCTTGTCATAGCCAAGCTTCTAAAACCCCCTCTATCCCACAACCCCccatctccctgtctctctctctctctctctctctctctctctctctcgatcTCTCATTCTTCCTCTAGGGCTAGTCTCTATCTAACCATCTATCTCCAGATGGTATCTTGGAGGTAGGTGTGAtatcgagagagagagagagggagagagagaaagagagagagtggagagagtgaCCTGTGACGTGAACGGAGCCTCCTCATTGGAGCGCTTTGCgcggcagagagagagggagagacagagagggagaagagaggggggTTCATTTGTTGCCATAGTGAAAAAGTAGATTAACCACCGCGAGCATGATGCCCTGATGGACGCGTGAGGGATGCTGTGTTTCTCCAGGAACCTTCACCTGTCCTGCAAGCAAAGGTATGTGACTCCTgctcctctttgtttttacCATTCGTGGAAGGAAACTGATGCAGTGGCATGGGCTGGTGAGGACAATATCTCGTGCATTTATTTCCCCTAAAACCAGTCAAGTTCATATATGGGAACGCACCTTAAAGTGACAACAACAATATCAGATAACCCCACTTTACAAATTACAGGCTTATAACGATGAGTAAACCCATTTCAAACAACCACTTCTACAATATTCCACTGAGAAGCTGTGTTTTTGGGAGGCTACTCACAAAGAGCTGACAGCTACCTAATAGCACatatggtattttttttttttaatctcctgtAATTCCTTCTACTGGAAGATTTATGTAACGTTATGGTACTGTATGACAGAACTCGTTATTTTTGCAAGGGAATATTGCTTAGCCCATATGTTGTCATAGATCACATTTCCAAACAAATACCCCAGAGTTGGTAAAAGCacaagaaagggagagagaagttTACATCACATACACATTTATGGCATATCATTTCTTATATTGTATTGGACTGTATATCTTGACAGTCGCCTATATTGATAGAATAATACTAATgaaatacagataaaataaaacaaaattatttgttAAAATTAGTGATTGATTGacacaaaataatattataaatctttttatttttgtgtaaaaatagtCCGTCCAGTCGTTGCTGGCAGTGACTGGTCATTGTCAGTGTTCTATGGCTGGAGACGGTTGCAGGAGAGAGCAGGATGTTTCCATTAGATTTATATCgattttttatctttaatgaTTTGATCTCTGTGGGTCTTTTAGGTGGACGCCAGGCGAAGCTGTATAGGTTAATGGCTCTTTACTCCTGCCACCGCTATGAAACTTCAAATGTTATCGATCCCCTCCACTGCATCGTTATCCCAGCTCACGGTGTCACCTCTGATGTCTATTTgatcagagagggagagggaaataTGCACTCAGTCAACCTTCAGCAGTTCGTACACATTAGGCTGTATAAGTAGTGGAGAGGAACTACtgatacagtatgtttgcaTTAATGGgctctgtgttattttttcccCTAATCTATCAGTATTTGAATTGAAGATGAAAGGTGTCTGCGTGTGCAGGGTTTAATTGGGCAGAGAGATCAACAGTGAATAGCGACGGAGCAGGATGGGAGGTGGAGGACGCGAGGGACAATGGAGGGGGgagcaaaaaagcaaacaaaagtgCGAGAGtgagacagccagagagagtTGGACACTAGTTATACACAACAAACTCGTTTCTTCGCTTTACATTTGTCTATCTGTGTTATTCCTCTGGCAAAACTTATGGTAGCCTAAATATGGCGACACTGAGAGCGAGACACCGGTTCTcaactctgattggctgaatcACGCTGGAACCCTGAACAGGTGTTTTGTTGAAATCTGTTCCCCTTCGCGCGACGCCCCCTTTTGCTTGTTGCGGCTAAGTAGTTTATGCGTGGTAGTACGGTATTTAGTTAGCCTAAGCACCGCAGAGGTTGTAGGGTTTTAAGGTGGATAAAAGTCGGCTTCGGAGGGaggagaaacacaaataaatggGTCAAACAGACTTTTAGCGTCGTGCGTCACTTGGCCGTCACCCCGTGGTTTATGATATCAAGCTAAAATTGTTCAAGCTAAAGTCAAGAGTATTGGCCCAGCTAGAAACACAACAGTCTTGTGGGGAACCTGTTAGTCTACATGCTAGCTGGTTGTCTATTCTTTGAACAATGGTTTTCTACTTGGTGTTCACACTTCTGACCACATCAGGTAGGTAGGAGGATGAGGAAAGCTAGATGAGGTGAAAGAAATGTTTCGAAAACATACTGAATGACACATAGGCACACACTGCAGAGCACAACACAACAGCCGAATGCAagggaagagaag encodes:
- the tyr gene encoding LOW QUALITY PROTEIN: tyrosinase (The sequence of the model RefSeq protein was modified relative to this genomic sequence to represent the inferred CDS: deleted 1 base in 1 codon), whose protein sequence is MRSMCVSALLLQLLGTSLCQFPRPCANSEGLRTKECCPVWEGDGSACGAMSGRGFCTEVMVSDEPHGPQYPHSGIDDRERWPLAFFNRTCRCAGNYGGFNCGECRFGYWGANCAEYRESVRRNILTLSAAEQQKFISYLNLAKNTISRDYVISTGTRAEMGENGENPMFSDINTYDLFVWMHYYVSRDAFLGGPGNVWRDIDFAHESAAFLPWHRVYLLHWENEIRKLTGDFNFTIPYWDWRDAQSCEVCTDALMGGRSSFNPNLISPASVFSSWKVICTQPEEYNNREVLCNATGEGPLLRNPGNHDQNRVPRLPTTADVDFTVNLPEYETGPMDRFTNMSFRNVLEGFASPETGMAVPGQSTMHNALHVFMNGSMSSVQGSANDPIFLLHHAFIDSIFERWLRTHQPLRTHYPLANAPIGHNDGYNMVPFLPLYRNGDYFLSNKALGYEYAYLLDPGQRFVQEFLTPYLQQAQEIWQWLLGAGILGALIAAVIAAVIVVARRKWKRNQRRKRASSYGERQPLLHSSSEEGSASYQTTL